The following is a genomic window from Corallococcus soli.
CGTCTCGAACCAGAGGTATTCGGTGAGGGTCTTCATGGGCCGCACTGTCAGAGGGGGCCACTAGAGTGACTCACGCCATGCGAGCCATCCTCCACGTGGACATGGACGCCTTCTATGCGTCCGTCGAGCAGCGCGACAACCCGTCCCTGAGGGGCAAGCCCGTCATCGTTGGCGGGCATGCACAGCGGGGGGTGGTGGTGGCGGCCTCCTATGAGGTGCGGCCCTTCGGGGTGAAGAGCGCGATGCCCATGGCGCGCGCGGTGAAGCAGGCCCCGCACGCGGTGGTGGTGAAGCCCCGCTTCTCCGCCTACGCGGAGGCCAGCGAGCAGGTGTTCGCCATCTTCGAGCGCTACACGCCCCTCATTGAACCCCTGTCCCTGGACGAGGCGTTCCTGGACGTGACGGCGTCGGTGGGGCTGTTCGGCGCGGCGGCGGACATCGCGAAGCGGATCCGCAAGGAGATTGCCCACGAGCTGAACCTGCCTGCGTCCGCGGGCATCGCCACGGCGAAGTTCGTGGCGAAGATTGCCTCCGACCTGGCCAAGCCCAACGGCCAGCGCGAGGTGCGGCCCGAGGAGACGGTGGCCTTCCTGGCGGGGCTGCCGGTGTCGCGGCTGTGGGGGGTGGGGCCCAAGACGGAGGAGGCGATGAAGCGCGCGGGGCTGTCCACCATCGGGGACGTGGCGGCGCGGGAGCTGGGGTGGCTGGAGGAGCGCTTCGGCTCCAGCGGCAGGCACCTGTGGGAGCTGTCGCACGGCATCGACGCGCGGGACGTGGTGCCGGACCGGGCGGCCAAGAGCGTGGGCGCGGAGGACACGTTCGAGGAGGACCTGACGGGCCTGGAGACGCTGAAGCCGCACGTGCACGCCCAGGCTCTCCGGGTGGCGCGGCGGCTGCGGCGGGCGTCGCTGAAGGGCCGCGTGGTGCAGCTCAAGCTGAAGTTCGCGGACTTCACGCTCATCACCCGGCGCACGACGCTGCGCGAGGCGACGGACGACGGGCAGGTGCTCTACCGCGCGGCGCTGGAGCTGCTGGAGCGCGCGCACGAGGGCAAGCCGATGCGGCTCACGGGCGTCAGCGTGCAGTTGGACGAGGACGAGGCGCAGCTCGGGTTGTTCCCGGCGGCGGCGCCGAAGACGTCCAAGCTGAATGAAG
Proteins encoded in this region:
- the dinB gene encoding DNA polymerase IV, yielding MRAILHVDMDAFYASVEQRDNPSLRGKPVIVGGHAQRGVVVAASYEVRPFGVKSAMPMARAVKQAPHAVVVKPRFSAYAEASEQVFAIFERYTPLIEPLSLDEAFLDVTASVGLFGAAADIAKRIRKEIAHELNLPASAGIATAKFVAKIASDLAKPNGQREVRPEETVAFLAGLPVSRLWGVGPKTEEAMKRAGLSTIGDVAARELGWLEERFGSSGRHLWELSHGIDARDVVPDRAAKSVGAEDTFEEDLTGLETLKPHVHAQALRVARRLRRASLKGRVVQLKLKFADFTLITRRTTLREATDDGQVLYRAALELLERAHEGKPMRLTGVSVQLDEDEAQLGLFPAAAPKTSKLNEAMDRIAARFGSKAITMADIAGAEAPDDDDPRSERPVEKPKR